AACCAGTTTGGCTTCATTTCCTGAAAAAAGGAACTCATAGAAACTTGGGAAGTTTGCAAAATCTTAAATCCAGATGAGAAAAGCATGCAGCAGAGATTGCAATCAAATCATCAGGGACAAACTAGAGCAAACTGGAGGAAACATTATATTCATTAATGCACCTAACACTTGAGGTATACAAGTTTTGATAACTAATATACAGTCTGGATCTTAATGGAATATGAAATATGACCAGCAATAACACACCAAAAAATCCCTTTTAGCTTCTGGTGGAACTGTGGAAGTGATAAATGTTAAAATAAACAGATTTGTGGAGTACAGAAGCAATAGAATCCTTGCTTCCTAACTCATACAGCAGTTGTTCCCTCTTCTTGTCCAGTACCTTTATCATCATCACTATCCTGGCCATGAATTGCATTCTGTAAAAACTTATGTTCAGAGGGCATATTTTTCCTCGCTTTCCGAGTTCCTTCAACTTTCCATAGATCCCAAACACGAGTTTTTGGAGGTGCCGATGCTTCTGCCGTCGGTGCAATTAATCCTGGTTTTCCCTCATCAATAACACCATCAACTAAACCATATTCCTTGGCTTCCCAAGGATTCATAAAGTTATCGCGATCAGTGTCTAATTCAATCTGCAGATAAAATAAACTACAATGGTGAATAACATGTATCATATTGGACAACAAACTAATTAGTTATTAAGATAAGGAGGTTCCATCTGATATCTAACCTGCTCTTCAGGTTTCCCTGTAATTCGTGACAGTATTTTGTTTATCTTGATCTTGTGATATGCCATTTCTCTTATACGGATGCTCATTTCTGTAGCCTGTAATTACGTTTCACTATTTAGCAATATAGAAAGCAAAGTTTTTGCTCAGAGCCACCAGAAGAACCATTTAGACAAgctaattttgaaaataacgCATCCTCCATATTGGAATTGCATAGTAATAACACCAGGCATTATGAATTCATAATAGATAGCCAAAAGAATCCCAGGTAAAATACTTCTAATAATAATTATCAAAAGTATTTATTTAAAACCTATTAGGATCGGAAAAATCCGAACAGTGGAATCGATAGAGAAAGGAGGATAAAGGATAATTTTTTTGGTATGTTTAACATAATAAAAACTGGAAAACAAGATAAATAAGAAGCTGAACCTTCTCCAAAAGGGAAAATCCCTGACAACTCAATAAAAAGACATAATTCTAACCTAAGGAGGGtactcctatttataataaactAATCCTAATAAGATAAACTTAAATCCCAAAAACATAAAGATATACTaaccaaaataaaagataacCCAACCCAAAAATAAAAGATCTCCTATGATAGACtctaaattgaaaaataaaaataaaataaatctaAGTCCCTAATAATTAGATCCTCACAAACCCATATTTTGCAATTATAATTGTCACCAACCTTGGTTCCTGCACAATCATTTTTGATACATCAAACTTGGCACCATTCTAATTTATCTACATGGCGATAGGCATACCAATAAAACCTTGATCTTTCAATAACTAAAAAGGTTGTTTTTCAACCAAATCATCTTCCAAAAGAATCTACTTCAAAGGTGGCCTAGCCATGGGAGAACGATAAATGACACCCCCATCAGAGAAAACAGAAATCAGTTTAGTTCAGAATGCCAAATGGCATATTTGATTAATATAAACATCTTAGTTCTAAACCTCAGAAATATCATTGTGGACAGAGGAAGCAAAAAAGTAGTTTGTTTATTAGTGCAAATGAAATCAAACAACGTCCCCTTATCagtttattaattatatataagcAACAGATCTAAAGCAGGTCATGCTTgcgtttgttattttttaaaagagagGTTCTTTCACTTGGTTCAGATTGGAATTGAGTAAACATCGGTACTTGCAATCAAAGGGAACTTTACCCCTTCTATACCCCATGTTTCTCTAACATTTAGTTGAAATATATGGTTAGCTTAAACTTTAACATGATCACATGAACTCAAACAAAAATAACCATGACAAACTTCATATCTATTTCTAATTGAGAACAATCGAAGTTAGAGGATATTAGCGGACAGTCTTACTTTCCCACCAGCAGTTCCAAGCGGCTGATGGATCATAACTCTGGAATTAGGCATACAATACCTCTTCCCTTTAGTACCAGAAGCAAGGATAAATGCGCCCATGGATGCTGCAAGCCCGAGACAAACAGTAGACACATCTGCCTTGCATAACTTCATGGCATCATAAATTCCCATTCCTACATGCAGTCAGGTATAAGTGTATAACAAAGAAAGAGCACTTAGTAGAAGACATTCTTACTTTTAGATTCATTAAATTGAACAATGCCCCATAGTTCACTAATAGCAGGTACCTTGCCTATACTCACAGATTCAGTAGATTCAATCTCTTATGAAGAGATCCTTTAAGGAGTTACAATGAAATTCTATTTTCACAAATCTGAATTAGCTTGGGAATCAGAGTTAAAAACAGTCAGGTATAAGTGTATAACACAGACCAACAACTCGGTTGATTGTTAATGGTATATTTATTTAAGTTATCTGTTGCAGTCAATAGATAGCTGAGTGCGTGTTAGCAAATAATTCATGTGAACTATTAAAACCTGAATACTCGAGTATGGTATTAAGAAATTTAACATCTCTGAGCAAGTGGATATAAGAACAACAAATACACAAAACAAACTGAGACAGAACCGGGAGCAAAACTTTGTTGACATACCAGCAGTAACAGAACCACCAGGTGAATTTATAAACAACTTGATGTCTTTCTTTGAGTCTTCagcatccaaaaacaaaagctGACTAATGATAAAATCTGCAGTCATATCATCCACCTGCTCAAACAAAAGCCATACACAAACACATTATCAGACACACAACAGTCTCTTCAGTTGCATTTTATTTCCCAtgtttgttctttctttctattgtAGTCTCTTCAAAATAAACCAACATTAACAAGCACACAATCCCTCAAAATTAACAACATCAAACATGTTTTGagctattcaaaaaaaaattcctattttttttcctattccCCCCAGTTTGTTCATTCATCTGCTACTGTGACTGTGAGCATGCTTTAGAATGACCCACATGAAAAGTTTGGAAATTTCCCAAAAAAACATAATCACAAAGATAAAGGGTACTCTAAAAACATCAAAATAACAACAAAGGGATTCAGAACCTGAGAACCCAAAAAGACAATCCTCTGACGGAGAAGCATGTTGGTGGTGTCAAGCTCTTCGAGTTTGGGGAGCCATGGGGAAGCGGTAGATGCAGATAAATCATTGGGAAGGTCCCAGTTGGAGGACAAGGTTTGTCTGGTGGTTGATGAAGCGTTAACGGTGAACAAGGGTTTCGTTGTTGTTCTTCTTGTGGCTTTGGTTGAAGCTGTGAGAATGGGAATTTGAGAGTGGAAGAGGTCATGGttcagtttcaacttgaagCTCAATGGCATACACGTTGAAGCTAAACTCAATTCCATCTTCGTTTCTCTTGTGTTGCTTTGGTGACGAGTattgggttttgttttgtgcGATGAAGGATGGAGATTGTAGACTCAAATCTTTGGGTAAATAGTGAAGTTGGTCCCTAAATGTGTCAGCCGCCttcaagttggtccctaaacttctaaaatgcctcccgtggtccctgaatgtggcaaaacACATTCACGCTAgtccttgacgttaaaaaatGAGACTGCCGTTAACTGAatcttttttttgtaatttttttacttaCGTGGAATGCCTACGTGGAACTAGAATGTTGGGAAAAAAATTTAtacgtcaaattagtccctgaatgTAGCAAACTAGTccccaatgtaaaaaaaaaaaagtgaatttcTATCATAATTTTGTCATCTTCATCCCTAATCATTTTCAACCTCTattatcttcttcatcttaaAGTTTAAATTTGAAACTCAGAAACCCAGAAAAATTTCTAattcaagaaaaaataaaattaaaacccctaattttttctaatgttaaatttatttttgttcatcttcttctattGAAAATCAAACCCAGAGACTCATGCCCGCGAGTATCATTTCTGAAAACAAACTTAGAGACTCAAAACATTCACTTGTTTCAAAACAGCCAATTATTAGTATATTGTAGGAAACTTCATCCCTGACAGAAATATTAAAGACATTCTGAGTAAGGTTTAGGCATCCACAATTTGAATATATCTATCATAGAATTagcaataaaaatatcaaactcAATACCCATCCTCAAAGTAAATGCACGGACTTCCATTCCTGACTTAAAAAATCCAAATTCTCCTAATACTGGTAACATACTGGAAAGGGTAACAGAGTTTGGTGTCATTCCTCTATTAAACGTCAACCTAAATGCATCCAGAGCATCCTTGCACAACCCTCTGAAAGAAAAAGTGGTAATAATAGCATTCAGATCCAAAAAGCTTCGAACTTCATGACAAATTGAACCCAGTAAACTTCAACAATGAGTTAATTTTCACAATGAGAGTTTTCAACCCATCTTGTTCAGATTTTCAGATTTTGTTCGCATCTTGTTCAGATTTTTTCTCTTCAAAACCCCATCTTCTTCTTATTGCAATCTCAAAGTTCTCAACTTTCCTACTTCCCATAAACTCTTTCCTCTCACTCAATCCAAAACCTTTCTCCACCCCACCCACTTCTCCTTGCAAAACCCCTCTCAGTTCTCAACTAGATGCGAAACTGGACAACCCAGATGCAGATGCAAAGTCTCCACCTTTGTCGAAATCTCGCATCTGGTGGAGTAGCTGGATTTGGAGCCTCCGAATCTGAGATTTGATTtggtggaagaagatgaaggttgagggaggttggtgttggtggaagagggtttcggtggtggtggtggtgttgggtgagagaggggatttggtggtggtagtggtggtgtttGGTGGGGCTTCAATGGTGTTGGGTTTCTAATTTTGAAGGAGttgggaggaagaagatgaaggttgagggaggaggaagaagatgaaggttggctttttttttttataagcaagatGAAGGTTGGttgtttaattttatcttaagtTAATTAAGGTGGCAGAGACCAATTTGACCACCATTTCTGCCTATAAGTCTCTGACACGTGTCCTGTGAGTTTCATTTTTTTGGGGGAAACTAAATAATTTCCACATCAGCCCTCATtgatggaaaataaaattccaggTCCGACTTCCGTTAACGGCAGTCTCATTTTTTTAACGTCGGGGACTAGCATGAATGTgttttgccacattcagggaccacgggaggcattttagaagtttagggaccaacttgaaggcggctggcacattcagggaccaacttggctatttaccccaaATCTTTGGTAAACCCATGGATTTTTGTGACCTTTAGGACCTACAAAATTGATATTTTTgacattttatttttgaaaagttAATATATATGCACCCTAATTTTCCAAAGCATAGAAAAACAAATATTTGTTTTGGACTTTGGCTCTCCAATTATAGAGGCTAagctcagaaaaaaaaaaaaactaatcacTAGGCTCAAACGGCCAGGGGGAAGACCTACCCCGACATCTATTCTAAGATAGCGGTGACATCCACCGAAAGAGGAGAAAAAAATATGAGTCTGTAAATGAAAGGATAATCGCACTCGCCAACCAATCTACAACTGTGTTGCATTCCCTCAGAGCAAAAGAAAAAGTGATACTACCATGAAAGGTAACTTCGTGGTTAATATGACCGAGAGTGGCCGCATACAGGTATCCGGATCCTGGTGAAAGGACACCAAGCGAATTGCTCTAACGAGTCACTTTCTATAACAACATAGAGAAAGCTCTGCTCGAGAATTAATTGAATTGCTGACAAAATAACATTGAGCTCAACAAGGAGAGGATTAGAGGTACTCAAGTTGTTGTAAAGCCCGATAATCCAATCCCCTTCAGCATTACGCAACACTCCTCCACAACCAGCCATCGACATTGAATTTTACATGGCCTGCCGCTGGACGCTTCCACCGTTACACTCTGATATTACCTCCACTCCCCATATCACGAACAACTAGAAGTTATTGCTCGACACGAGTAGACATTGTTGACTAGTATGGAAAAAGCACATATATGCCCACGCACATTGTGGATCCGGAGAAAGACCTTAGACCACCGCCTCGTTCCGCAACCGCCAAAGGGTCGCCATGGAAAAGCAAACCGACCACGAACTAGAGAGACATCCATCTCCAGCAACCTGCAAGTTACAAATCACCCAAGACTGAAAATCAAGTGAATAAAAATCTGGCACCACCGGGCATCGCAACAACCAAGGCCAAAGGAGGGATGTTTGGTGACAGCCCTTGAAAACGAGAAGTTTCGTTTCAGATGTTGCACCACACATAGAGCAAAGGTCCGACGAAACCAAACCACGCTGCACCCGTACCGCGTTCGTCAGGAGCCCTCTGTTCAACATCTTCCAAGTGAACGTCTAGATATAGTGAgacaccttcagctttccagCACCTCCTGAATATCGCTTCATATATTTCATGTTTCTattgatgaatgagagaaaaaattgatttttaattttaagaacCACCAAGAACCAACTGCTTCCACAagaacaattttaaaaatagtcAATAACCTCTAGCTAGCTTTCTCCAATGAATTAATTGCAAATTTAAGCAACTAGTTCTTATCTTAGTAATCAACCTTAAGATACTCGTTTGAGATACTCTAATTGAATGAATGTGTAAATTTGTTTTACTACATGGATATTGGTATACAAAATagcattttttttgttattcgttttttttaaatcccATATTTTGTTATTCATACACGTGATATTTTACAATTTCTCATGTGATATTTTAGTTTTACACCATAAATTATACAATAGAAAGTATGAtggatataataataataataatagcaaTAATTATTTTGGTGCAATTcataaagaaaaaacaaaaccgGGAGATCCTCATACTATTGTCTCCCATAAGAGACCCCCGAAGCATCAGCCAGAAGTAACAAACCCGAACCCGCTAATGGGTGCTCTATCACCACAAGGTCTGCACTCTGCTTCACACTATGTTTACCAAATAATCAGCACAAGCATTACTCTCCCTTAACGTGTGGCGAATCTCCACTGACCAAGGACAACACAACAACTCCTTAATATCCCAAATAAGAGAAGCAAACATGTGATAAGAAGAAGGCACAAACTTAAGAAGAGTCACACCATCAAGGAATCTAATCGACAATCCACAACGTTATAACCATAATCCCATACAAGAAGTCAAACCATGAAAGAGACCTTGCAATTCTAGATGGAGAATACAAGAATCATCTAGGTATCCAAAAAAGCCGCCCATCCACTATTCATATTGGCTTTTGAAACAACCACCGAACCCACCATGACTCGAAGTACCTCTAACATtgtcatccacatacaacaCAACACAATCTAATGAGCCAACCATCCACTTAACAAACCTCGGAACCGGCTCCGGAGCATCAAGGGgttaacaacaacaacaacaacaataataataataataataataataataataataataataataataataataataataataataataaataaatgctctcaaaaaagaaaaatatatacataaatagATTCTTCTCTATCTTCCTCTCCGAAACTATGTAGCAGTAGAATTCTTATCTCTGTTATCATAGCTCCATCCATGGCTCTTTCATTCTGTAACAATCATCTGCTTCATCTGAACAAAATCCCTTTTGCTCTGCAATCTCAGCGCACACCTTCATCAAACACCACATACACAAGCTTGCTCCAATTCCCATCAATCCGGTGCTGCTCAACTCTCAACCAGAAAAACAGCATCAATCTCAACACTTGCAAGAACTGCAAAACCCAATTCGACCCTGCCCTCAATCACCCTCGTGCTTGCCGATTTCACACTGCCCATTATGGAGGTACCCAGTTAATGCATTTATGAATTCCATGTGTTGATGCCATGACATATGCAAAatgctttgatttttttttttctttagggAATCTAATTAGCATTGGGTAAATTTTGCATCTTGAATTGTAGAATGTTGATATTGAAGAATATGCAAAACTGGGTTTTGATAGCTGAAATAGCCTATTAGTAAATCTCTTTGAAAGATGCTAACTTTTGCCCTTGCACCAAGTTTAATGTTGAATTTTATAATGTGAAAGGAAGAAAGAGACATTCTATAGAAATGTTCCCTGATTAATGTGGATAAATCTTTGAATAGATCACTGCCTATACTAGTATACTCTATACATATGCTCTTAGATTTTAAGATGTTTAGTATGTTTTTGGAACTACATTTGACACATAATCGGATGCTTGTTAAATGTGAAGCTACACATGCTAGGTTTTGGAATTGATGCAATTATGGGGTTGTTTGCTGCGGAACCAAACTCATTCTTAGTCTCTTAGGTttgaatggagttacaaaggaATTGATGGAACCCAAGTGTGCTGGACTCAGCACACTTAAGTCTGCTGACTGATGTGTTGCCTGCCTGAGATATTGTTGGACGGGCATGGGGATATTTCTGGTTTTTTTAATGAGAAGCTGACCAAGATATATCCATGAATTCTGAAGCCCATTTTTGTCAAAAAATGATCTCTTTAAAAGCCTATATTTCTTCATGAAACCTGGTCAAAGAATCATCGATATTAACCTAGAACAGTTAAACCCAATTAGGCAAAGATATATGTTAGGAtccaattgcaaggtatgggacttaaGTCCCACATTAGAATTATGGGATCTAATGTGGGgatctaatgtggggtttataagtcTTTGGGCTCTCCATATTTCTCAATGTTTTAGTGTGTGAGTTTGTGTCGTATTCAAATTACACTCCAACTTACATTCCAGATTTCCAGCTAATCCAACAATTTGTTGCTTTCATGTTGTGGTGCATTGGAGCATGTACCAGCAACATGTATACTTACTCACCCTTATTTATTATGGCTGCCAAAGTTGACCAATCATGAACAAGTGGTAAATTCTAACTTTAGCCATTGTACTAC
This is a stretch of genomic DNA from Lotus japonicus ecotype B-129 chromosome 1, LjGifu_v1.2. It encodes these proteins:
- the LOC130728920 gene encoding ATP-dependent Clp protease proteolytic subunit 3, chloroplastic is translated as MELSLASTCMPLSFKLKLNHDLFHSQIPILTASTKATRRTTTKPLFTVNASSTTRQTLSSNWDLPNDLSASTASPWLPKLEELDTTNMLLRQRIVFLGSQVDDMTADFIISQLLFLDAEDSKKDIKLFINSPGGSVTAGMGIYDAMKLCKADVSTVCLGLAASMGAFILASGTKGKRYCMPNSRVMIHQPLGTAGGKATEMSIRIREMAYHKIKINKILSRITGKPEEQIELDTDRDNFMNPWEAKEYGLVDGVIDEGKPGLIAPTAEASAPPKTRVWDLWKVEGTRKARKNMPSEHKFLQNAIHGQDSDDDKGTGQEEGTTAV
- the LOC130728922 gene encoding uncharacterized protein LOC130728922 encodes the protein MALSFCNNHLLHLNKIPFALQSQRTPSSNTTYTSLLQFPSIRCCSTLNQKNSINLNTCKNCKTQFDPALNHPRACRFHTAHYGGETKRKFESVYEGGTMNTPDSGKVLQYWHCCGSEDPFDPGCTASPHSSYDD